The Acidimicrobiales bacterium region TCCCCCACCACGGAGTTGTTCGTGCTCGGCGGCGCCGAGGGCGAGGCCGACCTGGCGGAGCTGTTCGGCGAGCCGCTAGCCGAGCAGGTGCCGGTGGGCCAGGACCACGTGGTGGTGTTGCCCTACTCGTCGGGCACCACCGGGCTGTCCAAGGGCGTGATGCTCACCCACCGCAACCTGGTGGCCAACGTCGCCCAGTGCCTCGGCTCGGCGCTCCCGATGGACGACGACGACTCGTTCGTCGCCGTGCTGCCGTTCTTCCACATCTACGGCATGCAGGTGCTGATGAACTGCGGCCTCCGGGCGGGCGCCCGGATCGTGACGATGCCCCGCTTCGACCTCCCGCAGTTCCTGGAGCTCCACCAGGCCCAACGGCTGACCCGGGCGTTCGTGGCGCCGCCGATGGTGGTGGCGCTAGCCAAGCACCCGATCGTCGACGGCTACGACCTCAGCGCGCTGCAGGTCGTCTTCTCCGGCGCCGCTCCCCTGTCGGCCGAGCTGGCCCAGGAGGCCGCCCAGCGGCTCGGCTGCGAGGTGGTGCAGGGCTACGGCATGACCGAGCTGTCACCGGTCACCCACGCCACCCCGCCCGGCGGCTTCAAGCCCGGGTCGGTGGGCGTCACCATCTCCGACACCGAGACCCGCATCGTCGACCCCGCCAGCGGCGAGTCGCTCGGCTTCGACCGTGACGGCGAGGTGTGGGTGCGGGGCCCGCAGGTGATGAAGGGCTACCTCAACAACGACGCCGCCACCGCCGACACGATCGACGCGGAGGGGTGGCTGCACACCGGCGACGTGGGCCACGTCGACGCCGACGGCCACCTCTACGTGGTCGACCGGCTCAAGGAGCTCATCAAGTACAAGGGCTTCCAGGTGCCGCCGGCCGAGCTGGAGGCGCTGCTCCTCACGCACCCGGCCGTCGCCGACGCCGCGGTCATCGGCAAGGCCGACGAGGAGGCCGGCGAGATCCCCGTCGGCTTCGTGGTGCTCAAGGAGGGCCGGGAGGCCAGCGACGCCGACATCCAGGCCTTCGTCGCCGACCGGGTCGCCACCTACAAGCAGGTGCGCGAGCTGCACTTCCTCGACGCCATCCCCAAGTCGCCGTCGGGGAAGATCCTCCGCCGGATCCTCCGCGACCAGTTCGCCTGAAGAGGGCCAGCGGATAGGGCCGCGTCGTGCACACACCCGCGGGGATGACCGATGAGTTCGGCTCTCCCCGGGGGTCAGAGCCCGCATGGACGCGATGACCCTTCCGCACGAGCAGGACCTCGTCGTGACGTCGGATCCTGACGCCACTGACGTCGTCACCGACACCCCTGCCGGCGGGCACAGCCACGACGAGAGGACGTTCCGCCAGCTGCTGCTGAACACGCTCGTGAGCGGAGTGACGAGCTCGTTCCTCTGGTTCGCGCTGACGTTCTGGGTGTACCTCGAGACCCGGTCCGTTGTCGCCACCGGCGTGATCGGCGGCGCCTTCGCCCTGTCGTCGGCGGTGCTCGGCCCGTACTTCGGCACCTTCGTGGACCGCCACCGCAAGCACCACGCCATGATGGTGACGACGTCGCTGTCACTCGTGTGCTTCGCCGTCGCCACACTCGTCTTCGTCGCCGTGCCCACCAGCTCGCTGCTGAGCCTCACC contains the following coding sequences:
- a CDS encoding 4-coumarate--CoA ligase family protein, translating into MTETIIHRSPLPSVEIPDDHLTPYVMARAGERADRVAFLDGATGEEVTFGQLDDRIRRFAGGLVASGFQPGQVLAIMAPNCPAYAVVFHGVALAGGTVSTINPTYTEGEVHHQLVDSGATMLVTIPLFLDTARAAMKDSPTTELFVLGGAEGEADLAELFGEPLAEQVPVGQDHVVVLPYSSGTTGLSKGVMLTHRNLVANVAQCLGSALPMDDDDSFVAVLPFFHIYGMQVLMNCGLRAGARIVTMPRFDLPQFLELHQAQRLTRAFVAPPMVVALAKHPIVDGYDLSALQVVFSGAAPLSAELAQEAAQRLGCEVVQGYGMTELSPVTHATPPGGFKPGSVGVTISDTETRIVDPASGESLGFDRDGEVWVRGPQVMKGYLNNDAATADTIDAEGWLHTGDVGHVDADGHLYVVDRLKELIKYKGFQVPPAELEALLLTHPAVADAAVIGKADEEAGEIPVGFVVLKEGREASDADIQAFVADRVATYKQVRELHFLDAIPKSPSGKILRRILRDQFA